A part of Sugiyamaella lignohabitans strain CBS 10342 chromosome D, complete sequence genomic DNA contains:
- the HEM13 gene encoding coproporphyrinogen oxidase (Coproporphyrinogen III oxidase; an oxygen requiring enzyme that catalyzes the sixth step in the heme biosynthetic pathway; transcription is repressed by oxygen and heme (via Rox1p and Hap1p); GO_component: GO:0005737 - cytoplasm [Evidence IEA,IEA]; GO_component: GO:0005829 - cytosol [Evidence IDA] [PMID 3516695]; GO_function: GO:0004109 - coproporphyrinogen oxidase activity [Evidence IEA,IEA]; GO_function: GO:0004109 - coproporphyrinogen oxidase activity [Evidence IMP] [PMID 2838478]; GO_function: GO:0004109 - coproporphyrinogen oxidase activity [Evidence IDA] [PMID 3516695]; GO_function: GO:0016491 - oxidoreductase activity [Evidence IEA]; GO_process: GO:0006783 - heme biosynthetic process [Evidence IEA]; GO_process: GO:0006783 - heme biosynthetic process [Evidence IMP] [PMID 7035824]; GO_process: GO:0055114 - oxidation-reduction process [Evidence IEA,IEA]; GO_process: GO:0006779 - porphyrin-containing compound biosynthetic process [Evidence IEA,IEA]; GO_process: GO:0006782 - protoporphyrinogen IX biosynthetic process [Evidence IEA]), translating to MSGTNEQPTTAIAGDPTMRSKMEALIRKKQKEIIAALEKVDGGEKKFFLDEWDRPEKRGGGITGVLEGGKVIEKAGVNISIVQGAIPPSGIKKMKADHASLYAPEGESLPFWVCGLSLIVHPQNPMAPTTHLNYRYFETQNPDGSPQAWWFGGGADLTPYYLFEEDAVLFHQEHKDACDKHDAEYYPKFKKWCDKYFYNAHRHEGRGIGGIFFDDLANKEPEKIYEFVQSGFDAFLNSYTTILNRRKDLPYSDEQKNWQLIRRGRYVEFNLVHDRGTAFGLQTPNARIESILVSLPLHVSWVYNHQPVAGSEEEKLVQALKTPREWVGQ from the coding sequence ATGTCTGGTACTAATGAGCAACCTACAACAGCTATCGCTGGTGATCCTACTATGAGATCCAAAATGGAGGCTTTAATTCGAAAGAAGCAAAAAGAGATCATAGCAGCTCTGGAAAAAGTTGACGGTGGTGAaaagaaattttttttggatgaGTGGGATCGACCTGAGAAAAGGGGAGGCGGTATCACTGGGGTCTTGGAAGGTGGGAAAGTCATTGAGAAAGCTGGTGTGAATATTTCCATAGTTCAAGGAGCCATTCCGCCCTCGGGaatcaagaagatgaaaGCTGATCATGCTAGTTTGTATGCACCTGAAGGGGAGAGTCTCCCATTCTGGGTCTGTGGCTTGAGTTTGATAGTTCACCCACAGAACCCTATGGCTCCCACCACGCACTTGAACTATCGCTATTTTGAAACTCAGAATCCTGACGGAAGCCCACAAGCATGGTGGTttggaggaggtgctgATTTAACGCCTTACTATTTGTTTGAGGAAGATGCCGTTTTATTCCATCAGGAGCATAAAGATGCCTGTGATAAGCATGACGCCGAGTATTATCCGAAGTTCAAGAAATGGTGTGATAAGTACTTTTACAATGCTCACCGTCATGAAGGGCGTGGTATTGGtggaatattttttgatgattTGGCAAATAAAGAACCAGAGAAGATATATGAGTTTGTCCAATCAGGATTTGACGCTTTTTTGAATTCATATACCACTATCTTAAACCGAAGGAAGGATCTTCCTTACTCCGACGAGCAAAAGAACTGGCAGCTAATTCGTAGAGGACGCTATGTTGAATTTAACCTTGTACATGACAGAGGTACAGCCTTCGGCTTACAAACACCGAATGCTAGAATTGAGTCTATTTTAGTGTCGCTCCCTCTGCATGTGTCTTGGGTCTACAACCACCAGCCTGTAGCAGGCtctgaggaagaaaagcTTGTTCAAGCTCTGAAAACACCCAGAGAATGGGTTGGCCAGTGA
- the AMD2 gene encoding Amd2p (Putative amidase; GO_component: GO:0005575 - cellular_component [Evidence ND]; GO_function: GO:0004040 - amidase activity [Evidence IEA]; GO_function: GO:0004040 - amidase activity [Evidence ISS] [PMID 2263500]; GO_function: GO:0016884 - carbon-nitrogen ligase activity, with glutamine as amido-N-donor [Evidence IEA]; GO_function: GO:0016787 - hydrolase activity [Evidence IEA]; GO_function: GO:0016811 - hydrolase activity, acting on carbon-nitrogen (but not peptide) bonds, in linear amides [Evidence IEA]; GO_process: GO:0008150 - biological_process [Evidence ND]; GO_process: GO:0008152 - metabolic process [Evidence IEA,IEA,IEA]) yields the protein MSSAKIGKYHPTSKSTQEAIDFALEIRDKSIANVDKLFPASIESKHSQEYPNELPLNTTPLLKERLTHEDYTIVAEKVSVLLEKIANGIYSSVSVAGAYLRAAVIAQHAVNCITELLPEEALATAQKLDNYLRENGKTIGPLHGLPISIKEMCQIKGHYCNFGFVAFTDNFIEEDPVLLKNLYAAGAVPFARTTNPQSLMQIETHSNIYGTTNNPHNANLTCGGSSGGEGALIGFGASPVGVATDIGGSIRTPASNCGVYAIKPSSGRLPGGDFCHADTGAEAILGVVGPVAKDLETVELFMSSVISQEPWRLDPSLSPIPWNSNSLFTKKIKIAILDNDGIVTPHPPVQRAMKEVIAKLEAAKIDGLEIELVRWQPYRHDKAWEIISSLYFEDGAQEQREILKAGGEKELPLTSWIFSQNVPEKPYSIAELWAKAIERDEYRSAYNLLWEETGTEDGHPVDVILTPATPGAAPPHHNSKYWGYTAQWNLLDYPAVIFPVTKVDQNIDKKDASYFPKNPSDQFNYDLYDPEKYVDAPVSLQVVGRRLQEEKVIQACKLIERAMGRY from the coding sequence ATGTCTTCAGCAAAGATCGGCAAATATCACCCAACCTCCAAATCTACGCAAGAAGCGATTGATTTCGCTCTGGAAATTAGAGATAAATCAATTGCTAATGTAGACAAGCTCTTCCCAGCTTCTATTGAGTCGAAACACTCACAAGAGTACCCAAATGAGCTTCCACTAAATACAACGCCCTTATTGAAAGAACGTCTCACACATGAGGATTACACAATAGTTGCCGAGAAAGTGTCTGTTCTATTGGAGAAAATAGCTAATGGCATTTATTCCTCAGTATCAGTAGCTGGTGCCTATCTTAGGGCTGCTGTTATTGCTCAGCATGCAGTTAATTGTATTACAGAACTTTTACCAGAGGAAGCTCTAGCAACAGCTCAGAAATTGGACAATTATCTGCGTGAAAACGGTAAAACCATTGGACCCCTCCATGGTCTACCTATTTCAATTAAAGAAATGTGTCAAATCAAAGGACATTACTGtaattttggttttgttgcCTTTACTGATAATTTCATTGAGGAAGATCCTGTTCTTCTGAAAAATCTCTATGCAGCTGGGGCAGTTCCATTTGCAAGAACGACAAATCCTCAGTCGCTCATGCAAATTGAAACTCATAGTAACATATATGGAACTACGAACAACCCTCATAATGCTAATCTTACCTGTGGTGGGTCATCCGGTGGTGAGGGTGCCTTGATTGGGTTTGGCGCTAGCCCGGTTGGTGTCGCAACAGATATTGGAGGGTCTATCCGCACACCTGCTAGTAACTGCGGAGTATACGCTATTAAACCCAGTAGTGGCCGTCTTCCTGGAGGCGACTTTTGTCATGCTGATACTGGAGCTGAAGCCATTTTAGGTGTGGTCGGCCCAGTCGCGAAGGATCTCGAAACAGTGGAGTTATTTATGTCATCAGTAATTTCTCAAGAGCCGTGGAGATTGGATCCTTCTCTATCACCTATTCCGTGGAACTCAAATTCTCTATTTACCAAGAAGATTAAGATTGCAATTTTGGATAACGACGGAATTGTGACGCCTCATCCACCAGTTCAAAGAGCTATGAAAGAGGTCATTGCCAAACTCGAGGCGGCGAAAATTGATGGTCTCGAAATTGAGCTTGTTAGATGGCAGCCATACAGGCATGATAAGGCCTGGGAGATTATTTCGTCGTTATATTTCGAAGACGGAGCTCAAGAACAAAGGGAAATATTGAAGGCTGGAGGAGAGAAAGAATTGCCTTTAACGTCATGGATATTTTCTCAAAATGTACCTGAAAAACCTTACTCAATAGCTGAGCTTTGGGCTAAAGCCATTGAGAGAGATGAATATCGATCGGCCTATAATCTTCTGTGGGAAGAGACTGGAACCGAGGATGGACACCCTGTAGATGTTATCTTAACCCCGGCTACCCCGGGTGCAGCACCTCCACATCACAATTCTAAGTACTGGGGATATACTGCTCAGTGGAACCTGCTGGATTATCCTGCAGTTATATTTCCAGTTACTAAAGTTGACCAGAACATCGATAAGAAGGATGCTAGTTATTTCCCCAAGAATCCTTCTGACCAGTTCAACTACGATCTTTACGACCCAGAGAAGTATGTTGATGCTCCAGTCTCATTACAAGTTGTGGGCCGCAGGTTGCAAGAAGAGAAGGTGATACAAGCTTGCAAATTGATTGAGAGAGCTATGGGCCGTTATTAA
- the BMT5 gene encoding Bmt5p (Methyltransferase required for m3U2634 methylation of the 25S rRNA; S-adenosylmethionine-dependent; associates with precursors of the 60S ribosomal subunit; predicted to be involved in ribosome biogenesis; GO_component: GO:0005730 - nucleolus [Evidence IDA] [PMID 14562095]; GO_component: GO:0005730 - nucleolus [Evidence IDA] [PMID 24335083]; GO_component: GO:0005634 - nucleus [Evidence IDA] [PMID 14562095]; GO_function: GO:0008757 - S-adenosylmethionine-dependent methyltransferase activity [Evidence IDA,ISS] [PMID 21858014]; GO_function: GO:0070042 - rRNA (uridine-N3-)-methyltransferase activity [Evidence IMP] [PMID 24335083]; GO_process: GO:0032259 - methylation [Evidence IC] [PMID 21858014]; GO_process: GO:0070475 - rRNA base methylation [Evidence IMP] [PMID 24335083]) gives MGRGRLAGALAKEQLKVKEAALREKAEERRKEKQKHVKAKASGIKKQKDVTSEETTMTTKRYWIPFERQNKVLLIGEGDYSFAYSMLRQDLVCFLTATSLDSEQQLLVKYPSTVRLHLDYLRESAKAETFFEIDGTMLEKSKPLRQNIGRYDMCVFNFPHLGNSIKDQDRNIRQHQELMLSFFKSARHMINPITGKILVTLFDGEPYSFWNIKQLARSAGYSLHRSGAFEWDAFPEYNHHLTSKEGHTSKPQRTRAARMYLFAIHHESLKKASKIKVKSKSQNEDDSD, from the coding sequence ATGGGTAGAGGAAGACTAGCTGGTGCTTTGGCTAAAGAGCAGCTTAAAGTGAAAGAAGCTGCCTTGAGGGAAAAAGCCGAAGAAAGGCGGaaagagaaacaaaagCATGTGAAAGCGAAGGCCAGCGGTATTAAGAAACAGAAAGATGTTACAAGCGAAGAAACAACTATGACTACAAAACGCTATTGGATCCCTTTCGAAAGACAGAATAAGGTACTATTGATTGGAGAAGGTGACTACTCATTTGCTTACTCAATGCTGCGACAGGATTTGGTATGTTTCCTGACCGCTACTAGTTTAGACAGCGAGCAACAACTTTTAGTGAAGTACCCGAGCACTGTCCGATTACACTTGGATTATTTGAGAGAGAGCGCAAAAGCTGAAACTTTCTTCGAGATAGATGGCACTATGTTGGAGAAAAGTAAACCGTTGAGACAAAACATTGGCCGGTATGATATGTGTGTTTTCAACTTTCCTCACCTTGGTAATTCTATCAAGGATCAGGATCGTAATATTCGTCAACATCAAGAGTTGATGTTATCATTTTTCAAGTCCGCTAGACATATGATAAATCCCATTACAGGAAAAATTTTGGTGACTTTGTTTGATGGTGAACCATATTCCTTTTGGAATATTAAGCAACTCGCGAGGTCTGCTGGGTATTCCTTGCATCGAAGTGGAGCTTTCGAGTGGGATGCATTTCCAGAGTATAACCACCATTTAACATCAAAAGAGGGTCACACATCGAAACCACAACGTACCAGAGCTGCTAGAATGTACTTATTTGCGATTCATCACGAAAGTTTGAAGAAGGCATCTAAGATAAAGGTCAAATCTAAGAGCCAGAATGAAGACGATTCAGATTAG
- the SWD3 gene encoding Swd3p (Essential subunit of the COMPASS (Set1C) complex; COMPASS methylates histone H3 on lysine 4 and is required in transcriptional silencing near telomeres; WD40 beta propeller superfamily member and ortholog of mammalian WDR5; GO_component: GO:0048188 - Set1C/COMPASS complex [Evidence IPI] [PMID 11687631]; GO_component: GO:0048188 - Set1C/COMPASS complex [Evidence IPI] [PMID 11742990]; GO_component: GO:0048188 - Set1C/COMPASS complex [Evidence IPI] [PMID 11752412]; GO_component: GO:0005694 - chromosome [Evidence IEA]; GO_component: GO:0000781 - chromosome, telomeric region [Evidence IEA,IEA]; GO_component: GO:0005634 - nucleus [Evidence IEA,IEA]; GO_function: GO:0042800 - histone methyltransferase activity (H3-K4 specific) [Evidence IDA] [PMID 11742990]; GO_function: GO:0042800 - histone methyltransferase activity (H3-K4 specific) [Evidence IMP] [PMID 11752412]; GO_function: GO:0042800 - histone methyltransferase activity (H3-K4 specific) [Evidence IDA,IMP] [PMID 11805083]; GO_process: GO:0006348 - chromatin silencing at telomere [Evidence IMP] [PMID 11687631]; GO_process: GO:0006348 - chromatin silencing at telomere [Evidence IMP] [PMID 11752412]; GO_process: GO:0006348 - chromatin silencing at telomere [Evidence IMP] [PMID 11805083]; GO_process: GO:0051568 - histone H3-K4 methylation [Evidence IDA] [PMID 11742990]; GO_process: GO:0051568 - histone H3-K4 methylation [Evidence IDA,IMP] [PMID 11752412]; GO_process: GO:0051568 - histone H3-K4 methylation [Evidence IDA,IMP] [PMID 11805083]; GO_process: GO:0000723 - telomere maintenance [Evidence IMP] [PMID 11742990]), whose amino-acid sequence MVPSSELKKENLIISDGSYYAKPIFVSEHELRSKRYDSSHRGPVTAVKFSPDGRYVASSSADRTIKIWNVLDGSLMNTLEGHIQGVSDISWEPGSEIVASASDDKTVRIWDIFSGKALRILRGHTHHVISLSFNYKGNLLATGSADENVRLWDVKNGKCLKVLAAHTQPVSAVDFSRDGTILTSSSHDGLIRLWDTASGHCLFTLVGATNTPVMYVRFCPNGKYLLASTLDGCIRLWDYMRNVCVKTYNADGKEWKYSSPSVFISSPGGSMIAQAYCEGKLGVWNVQDKQLVGELEHSGSVLGTDIDKEGKLLVTSSSSGTIKIWSIRYSSFGQLQ is encoded by the coding sequence CGGATGGGAGCTACTATGCGAAAccaatttttgtttcagaACATGAGCTAAGGTCGAAAAGATATGATAGCAGTCACAGGGGTCCAGTAACAGCGGTTAAATTCAGTCCGGACGGTAGATATGTAGCTTCAAGTTCAGCAGACCGAACAATTAAGATTTGGAATGTTTTAGATGGCTCTCTTATGAATACTTTAGAGGGACATATTCAAGGAGTCTCTGATATCTCATGGGAGCCGGGTTCAGAAATAGTGGCATCGGCGTCAGATGATAAGACTGTAAGGATATGGGACATATTTTCTGGCAAGGCGCTGCGCATCCTGAGAGGTCATACACACCACGTTATTTCTTTATCATTTAATTACAAGGGTAATTTATTAGCTACAGGTTCTGCAGATGAAAATGTTCGATTGTGGGATGTCAAAAATGGCAAATGCTTAAAAGTCTTAGCTGCACATACCCAGCCTGTGTCAGCCGTTGATTTTTCCAGGGATGGAACTATTTTGACTTCCTCAAGCCACGATGGACTCATACGTCTCTGGGATACTGCGTCTGGCCATTGTCTTTTTACTCTTGTTGGAGCTACAAACACTCCTGTAATGTACGTACGTTTTTGCCCTAATGGTAAATACTTACTGGCGTCGACTCTTGATGGCTGTATTCGTCTATGGGATTATATGAGGAATGTTTGCGTTAAAACATATAATGCTGATGGCAAGGAATGGAAATATTCCAGTCCCAGTGTATTCATCTCTAGCCCAGGAGGTTCTATGATTGCCCAAGCATATTGTGAAGGAAAATTGGGTGTATGGAATGTTCAAGACAAGCAGCTGGTTGGTGAGTTGGAACATTCTGGTTCGGTTTTAGGCACAGATATTGACAAGGAAGGTAAGCTTTTAGTTACATCCAGTAGCTCTGGAACAATTAAAATCTGGTCTATTCGCTATTCGAGTTTTGGGCAACTCCAGTAG
- the FYV10 gene encoding glucose-induced degradation complex subunit FYV10 (Subunit of GID complex; involved in proteasome-dependent catabolite inactivation of gluconeogenic enzymes FBPase, PEPCK, and c-MDH; forms dimer with Rmd5p that is then recruited to GID Complex by Gid8p; contains a degenerate RING finger motif needed for GID complex ubiquitin ligase activity in vivo, as well as CTLH and CRA domains; plays role in anti-apoptosis; required for survival upon exposure to K1 killer toxin; GO_component: GO:0034657 - GID complex [Evidence IDA] [PMID 16872538]; GO_component: GO:0034657 - GID complex [Evidence IDA] [PMID 18508925]; GO_component: GO:0005737 - cytoplasm [Evidence IEA,IEA]; GO_component: GO:0005737 - cytoplasm [Evidence IDA] [PMID 14562095]; GO_component: GO:0005634 - nucleus [Evidence IEA,IEA]; GO_component: GO:0005634 - nucleus [Evidence IDA] [PMID 14562095]; GO_function: GO:0004842 - ubiquitin-protein transferase activity [Evidence IMP] [PMID 22044534]; GO_process: GO:0043066 - negative regulation of apoptotic process [Evidence IMP] [PMID 18355271]; GO_process: GO:0045721 - negative regulation of gluconeogenesis [Evidence IMP] [PMID 12686616]; GO_process: GO:0043161 - proteasome-mediated ubiquitin-dependent protein catabolic process [Evidence IMP] [PMID 12686616]): MASFNPEATLQLEESLLRVPYESMRRTFKQAQKNLEKDTDFIRDSTKELSVLVSNERDSQQNTAIHAKLGDMVTRMKGLKRKLSALKSEQDQHIKTTKARIDYLAQLFTIDNYESFKYEEWSKNRLDILLVDYFLRCGYAETAKQHAKARRIQPVVDMDILFQCHKIEQSLRQQRTTECQTWCQENKTHLRRISSPLEFEIRLQQYIELARERKLTDAISHSKKFLVKNADTRLKDVQQASALLAFSPDTMVTPYKELYAMDRWDKLATMFVNTFLSLHGLPRQSALVEYLATGISALKTYSCIQTDLDFKPKMDLSRGHMCPVCSDELNKLSRSLPYALHTRCYLDSDPVVLPNGRVYGREKLIAYSEKAGVDPEEVADPTTQEIFGVSELKNVFPT, translated from the coding sequence ATGGCAAGTTTCAATCCAGAGGCTACCCTTCAGTTGGAAGAGTCTCTTTTGAGAGTCCCTTATGAGTCGATGAGGCGAACTTTCAAGCAGGCGCAGAAGAATTTAGAAAAGGATACAGACTTCATTCGTGATTCAACTAAAGAGTTGAGCGTCCTGGTTAGTAATGAACGAGATTCTCAACAGAACACTGCCATTCATGCCAAACTGGGGGATATGGTAACAAGAATGAAAGGATTGAAGCGAAAGCTTTCTGCTTTGAAATCAGAACAAGACCAGCATATCAAAACCACTAAAGCAAGAATTGATTATTTGGCACAGTTGTTTACGATCGATAACTATGAAAGCTTTAAGTACGAGGAATGGTCAAAAAATCGACTTGATATTCTCCTGGTTGATTATTTTCTGAGGTGTGGTTATGCAGAAACGGCTAAGCAACATGCTAAGGCAAGGCGAATACAGCCAGTTGTTGACATGGACATTTTATTCCAATGTCACAAAATCGAACAAAGTCTACGGCAGCAGAGAACTACGGAATGTCAAACCTGGTGTCAAGAGAATAAAACTCACTTGAGAAGGATCTCCAGTCCGcttgaatttgaaattcGCTTACAGCAGTATATTGAACTTGCTAGGGAGAGGAAGTTGACAGACGCCATTAGCCACTCAAAGAAGTTCTTGGTCAAGAATGCTGATACCAGATTGAAGGACGTACAACAAGCATCAGCTTTACTTGCTTTTAGTCCAGACACAATGGTAACTCCTTACAAAGAACTTTATGCCATGGACAGATGGGATAAGTTGGCTACAATGTTCGTCAACACTTTTTTGAGTTTACATGGCTTACCACGTCAGTCAGCACTTGTGGAATACTTAGCGACAGGTATTTCAGCTTTAAAGACATATTCATGCATCCAAACAGACCTAGATTTCAAACCTAAGATGGATTTATCAAGGGGTCATATGTGCCCTGTTTGTTCTGACGAATTAAATAAACTATCTAGATCCCTCCCATACGCATTGCACACCCGATGTTATCTTGACAGTGACCCGGTAGTCCTCCCAAATGGAAGAGTTTATGGCCGCGAAAAACTAATTGCATACTCAGAGAAAGCAGGTGTTGACCCAGAAGAAGTTGCTGATCCCACAACTCAGGAAATTTTTGGCGTTTCTGAGCTTAAGAATGTATTCCCAACGTGA